GCAAGGCCAAACTAAAAATTCCAAATAAAAGGCAAGAAAAAACTAGAAATTCTATCTAAAATAGCTTTTCGTCGCTTATTCTTTTCTCATTTAATTAAAATATTAAATGCTTTAAATTAATTTTTTTAATTCAAAAGGTCTTAGTAGATCTAATTTTAAAACTACTGTTAGTTATCAAAGTATCATCATTAATATCTAGTCCTTTGACGCTAGAAATCTGCCCTTTCAAGCCCTCTAATTGAAGTTGATCAATCATCTGTTGAATAACCTGACTTTCTACTAATTTCTGATCAATCATTTCTGGAGTCATTTTCTCAAATAATTTACCTGCTTTAGAGGCAACAACATCTGATGCATTAGTAATTTTGAGAACAATCATAATTAGAACTTAGATAAATTGAAATCAAATCCAATCTATTATTATATAAATTTAAAGCTCTTTTAATATTAAAGAATTATGTAAATACTCTTCAACTAAGAATCAATATAAAAATTTGAATCAAGGCCAAGCATATAAAGATCCAAAGTAATATCATTCCTATTTTGTTATGAATCGAACCCTTCTTATAAAATGATGGACCTGAGTCCGAATCCCTTGTCATTATTAAAAATAAAATAATCTAAAAGTAAGATAGCAATATATTTGTATTTTGAATGCTTACAAAAAAATTAATACACTTTAGAGTCATATAAAAAATTGAGAAGTATCCACAAAAAAAATATATACAGCATAATATTATAAGGTACATCAATTTAAAGTATTAAAATTTTTCAAGAAAACTTAGCTTTCACCAATCTTATTAAGTAAATGAACTTTGAACATACGAAAAATTTAATTGGAAGAATATTAATTTCAGCCATATTTATTTATGCAATTCCTGGTAAAATAATAAATTTCGAACAGACTGTTGAAGTTATCTCCAATAAAAATATACCTCATACTTTAGCTCCTTTTTTATTACTGCTGGCCATCATTTGCTTGATTTTTGGCTCAACACTTTTCATCTCCGGTTTTAAGCAAAGATTAGGCGCATATCTTCTACTGATATTTATAGTACCAACAACTTTTATATTTCATTTTTCTCCTTTTCAAATAAAAGCTGTCTTAATGAATGCTGGACTAGTTGGAGGCTTAATTCTTGGTATGAATAATGTAAAAGGCATCTCATTAAAAGAACTTTTTAATAATCAGATAATTCATAAATAATCGAATAAAGCTGTTTCTCTTCTTAAATTTTTGTTTAGTGCCAACTCAATTTAATATCCATAGAGACCTCAAGATTAAGTTTTACAGGACAGTCTTCAGCTGTTCTTTTAAGGATTTTATACTTTTCAGAATCTAATTCAGATGGCATAAAAATGTCTAGGGCAAGAGACTTTATTTTCCTAGGTCCCTTTGATGTCATTGTCTTATAAACATCAATCTTAATTTTACCTAGGTCCCAACCTCTACGTTTTGCCTCAATACCCATAATTGTTATTACACAAGTTCCCAAAGAAGAAGCTAATAAATCAGTTGGAGCAAAATCTTTCCCTTCACCATCATGGTCTTGAGGTGCATCTGTATGAATAACACTACCTGAAAGCGAATGTTTTGCTTCCGTTTGCAAATCCCCAAGATATTTGCAACTGATTTTCGTAGAGTTGGAATAAGTATCTTTTGTTTTTTTGATTTGAAAGACCTAATTGTATAAATTTAGTTTACTGGATTTATACTCACATCAAATAGCAAATAAGTAACTTTTATCAAAGCTGTTCAAATCATGGTTAAAACTAAAATAATATCATTTGTACAATAA
This is a stretch of genomic DNA from Prochlorococcus marinus str. MIT 0912. It encodes these proteins:
- a CDS encoding DoxX family protein is translated as MNFEHTKNLIGRILISAIFIYAIPGKIINFEQTVEVISNKNIPHTLAPFLLLLAIICLIFGSTLFISGFKQRLGAYLLLIFIVPTTFIFHFSPFQIKAVLMNAGLVGGLILGMNNVKGISLKELFNNQIIHK
- a CDS encoding OsmC family protein, coding for MQTEAKHSLSGSVIHTDAPQDHDGEGKDFAPTDLLASSLGTCVITIMGIEAKRRGWDLGKIKIDVYKTMTSKGPRKIKSLALDIFMPSELDSEKYKILKRTAEDCPVKLNLEVSMDIKLSWH